A stretch of the uncultured Bacteroides sp. genome encodes the following:
- a CDS encoding XRE family transcriptional regulator: MDNSKIVGEKIKALREAKSISIDELAERSGLAVEQIERIENNIDLPSLAPLIKIARVLGVRLGTFLDDMDDQGPVLCRKKEASDTISFSNNAIHSRKHMEYHSLSKSKADRHMEPFIIDVAESSDNEFILSSHEGEEFIMVMEGTMEINYGKNTYVLEEGDSIYYDSIVPHHVHAFEGQAAKILAVIYTPI, translated from the coding sequence ATGGACAATAGTAAAATTGTAGGAGAGAAGATTAAAGCACTTCGCGAAGCAAAGAGCATAAGTATTGATGAGCTGGCAGAACGCTCTGGTTTAGCTGTGGAACAGATTGAACGAATTGAAAATAATATAGATCTTCCATCTCTTGCTCCACTGATCAAAATTGCACGTGTGCTCGGTGTGCGTTTGGGAACTTTTCTTGATGATATGGATGACCAGGGGCCGGTACTTTGTCGTAAAAAGGAGGCTAGTGATACCATTAGCTTTTCGAATAATGCCATTCATTCCCGTAAGCACATGGAGTATCATTCACTTTCAAAATCGAAAGCTGACAGACACATGGAGCCTTTCATCATAGATGTGGCCGAAAGTTCGGATAATGAATTCATACTCTCTTCCCACGAAGGAGAAGAGTTTATCATGGTTATGGAAGGAACCATGGAAATTAACTATGGAAAGAATACATACGTACTTGAAGAAGGCGATAGCATTTACTACGATTCTATTGTGCCTCACCATGTACATGCTTTTGAAGGGCAGGCTGCTAAAATATTAGCTGTAATCTATACTCCTATTTAA
- the ahcY gene encoding adenosylhomocysteinase: MSTKLFSELPYKVADITLADFGRKELDLAEQEMPGLMALREKYGESKPLKGARIMGSLHMTIQTAVLIETLVALGADVRWCSCNIYSTQDHAAAAIAASGVPVFAWKGETLEEYWWCTLQALTFPGHQGPTVIVDDGGDATMMIHCGYEAEKNPSLLDAEVHAEDEKQLYAILKNVLKEDNGIWGRMVPEIRGVSEETTTGVHRLYQMMEEGKLLFPAFNVNDSVTKSKFDNLYGCRESLADGIKRATDVMIAGKVAVVCGYGDVGKGCSHSMRSYGARVIVTEIDPICALQAAMEGFEVMTMEDAASQGNIFVTTTGNIDIIRIEHIEKMKDQAIICNIGHFDNEIQVENLKNYPGIKSRNIKPQVDQYFFPDGHSVLLLADGRLVNLGCATGHPSFVMSNSFTNQTLAQIELFQKKYEINVYRLPKELDEEVARLHLEKIGVKLTKLTPEQAAYIGVSVDGPYKADHYRY, encoded by the coding sequence ATGTCTACAAAATTATTCTCTGAGCTGCCTTATAAAGTGGCAGACATTACGCTTGCCGACTTTGGTCGCAAGGAACTCGATCTGGCAGAACAAGAAATGCCTGGGCTAATGGCTCTTCGCGAAAAGTATGGAGAATCTAAACCTCTTAAAGGCGCTCGTATTATGGGCTCGCTTCACATGACCATTCAAACAGCAGTGTTAATTGAAACATTGGTTGCTTTGGGTGCAGATGTGCGTTGGTGTTCATGTAATATATATTCTACGCAAGATCATGCTGCTGCTGCTATTGCTGCTTCAGGAGTTCCTGTTTTTGCATGGAAAGGTGAAACATTGGAAGAATACTGGTGGTGTACTTTGCAGGCACTAACTTTCCCTGGTCACCAGGGACCAACAGTTATTGTTGACGATGGTGGTGATGCTACCATGATGATTCACTGTGGATATGAAGCAGAAAAGAATCCTTCTTTACTTGATGCTGAAGTTCATGCAGAGGACGAAAAACAACTGTATGCTATCCTTAAAAATGTATTGAAGGAAGATAACGGTATCTGGGGACGTATGGTACCTGAAATCCGTGGTGTATCTGAAGAAACAACAACTGGTGTTCACCGTTTGTACCAGATGATGGAAGAAGGAAAGCTTCTTTTCCCTGCATTTAACGTGAACGACTCAGTTACAAAATCTAAGTTCGATAACTTGTACGGCTGCCGCGAGTCTTTGGCCGATGGCATCAAACGTGCTACTGACGTAATGATTGCCGGAAAAGTAGCTGTTGTTTGCGGTTATGGTGATGTAGGTAAAGGCTGTTCTCACTCTATGCGTTCTTACGGAGCAAGAGTTATCGTGACTGAAATTGATCCTATCTGTGCACTTCAGGCTGCAATGGAAGGCTTTGAAGTAATGACAATGGAAGATGCTGCAAGTCAGGGAAACATCTTTGTTACCACAACAGGTAATATTGATATTATCCGCATTGAGCACATTGAAAAAATGAAAGATCAAGCTATCATCTGTAACATTGGTCACTTCGACAATGAAATACAGGTTGAGAATTTGAAGAACTATCCTGGTATCAAGAGTCGGAATATCAAACCACAGGTTGATCAGTACTTTTTCCCAGACGGACATTCTGTTCTTCTTCTTGCTGATGGCCGTTTGGTTAATCTTGGTTGTGCTACAGGTCACCCATCATTTGTAATGAGTAACTCATTCACAAACCAGACATTGGCTCAGATTGAACTGTTCCAGAAGAAATATGAAATTAATGTTTATCGTTTGCCTAAAGAATTGGACGAAGAAGTTGCTCGTCTCCACCTTGAAAAGATTGGAGTAAAGCTAACCAAACTGACTCCTGAGCAAGCTGCTTACATTGGCGTTTCAGTTGATGGTCCTTATAAAGCCGATCATTACAGATATTAA
- the rpsO gene encoding 30S ribosomal protein S15, protein MYLDVAKKKEIFEKYGKSNTDTGSAESQIALFSYRISHLTEHLKLNRKDYTTERSLVILVSKRRRLLNYLKDVDITRYREIIKTLGLRK, encoded by the coding sequence ATGTATTTAGATGTAGCTAAGAAAAAAGAAATCTTTGAAAAGTACGGAAAGTCTAACACTGATACTGGGTCAGCTGAATCTCAGATAGCATTGTTCTCATACCGTATTTCTCACCTGACTGAGCATTTAAAGCTCAACAGAAAAGATTATACCACAGAGAGATCATTGGTTATTTTGGTATCAAAACGTCGTAGACTGTTGAACTACCTTAAAGATGTTGATATCACAAGATATCGTGAAATCATCAAAACTCTCGGACTTAGAAAGTAA
- a CDS encoding AMP-binding protein yields the protein MQLFDRTLGQWLEHWAEETPDKEYIVYSDRNLRFTWKQFNERVDEMAKGLLSIGVTKGTHVGIWATNVPDWLTYLYACAKVGAIYVTVNTSYKLAELEYLCKNSDMHTLCITNGDRDSDFVDMVYKMLPELKTTQRGHLQSKHFPQMKNVVYIGQEKLRGMYNTSEILLLGCNVEDACLNEAKKQVNCHDVVNMQYTSGTTGFPKGVMLSHHNIANNGYLTGEHMKFTADDKLCCCVPLFHCFGVVLASMNVLTHGCTQVMVERFDPLVVLASIHKERCTAVYGVPTMFIAELHHPMFDMFDLTSLRTGIMAGSLCPVELMKQVQEKMFMKVTSVYGLTETSPGMTQTRIDDSFDARCNTVGYEFEFTEVKVLNPETGEECPVGVQGEMCNRGYNTMKGYYKNPEATAEVIDKNGFLHSGDLGVKDEDGNYRITGRIKDMIIRGGENIYPREIEEFLYKLPGVKDVQVAGVPSAKYGEAVGAFIILHEGVDMEASDVRDYCKDKIARYKTPKYVFFVNEFPMTGSGKIQKFKLKELSLKLCEEQGIEII from the coding sequence ATGCAATTATTTGATAGAACCTTGGGACAGTGGCTGGAACATTGGGCCGAGGAAACTCCGGATAAGGAATATATTGTATATTCCGACAGAAACTTACGCTTTACATGGAAGCAATTTAATGAGCGTGTAGATGAGATGGCAAAAGGGCTTCTCTCTATTGGTGTGACAAAAGGCACACATGTAGGGATCTGGGCAACGAACGTACCTGACTGGCTTACGTATCTTTATGCATGTGCCAAGGTTGGTGCCATATATGTAACGGTAAACACGAGCTATAAGTTGGCCGAGCTGGAGTATCTGTGCAAAAACTCTGATATGCACACATTGTGTATCACCAATGGTGATCGCGACAGTGACTTTGTAGATATGGTTTATAAGATGCTTCCTGAGCTGAAGACTACCCAACGTGGTCATCTGCAAAGCAAACACTTTCCTCAGATGAAGAATGTGGTTTACATCGGACAAGAAAAGCTCCGTGGAATGTATAATACTTCGGAAATTCTTCTTCTTGGATGTAATGTAGAAGATGCCTGTTTAAATGAAGCTAAAAAGCAAGTCAACTGCCACGATGTAGTAAACATGCAATATACATCCGGCACAACCGGTTTCCCAAAAGGGGTTATGCTATCTCACCATAACATTGCAAATAATGGATACTTAACCGGTGAACACATGAAATTCACCGCCGACGATAAACTTTGTTGTTGCGTACCTCTGTTCCATTGCTTTGGAGTGGTCCTTGCCAGCATGAATGTATTGACACATGGCTGCACACAGGTAATGGTTGAGCGTTTTGATCCGTTGGTTGTTCTTGCTTCTATTCATAAAGAACGGTGTACCGCTGTTTATGGAGTACCTACCATGTTTATTGCAGAACTTCATCACCCTATGTTCGATATGTTTGATCTTACATCTCTTCGTACAGGAATCATGGCCGGTTCACTTTGTCCGGTGGAACTGATGAAGCAAGTGCAGGAAAAGATGTTTATGAAGGTGACCAGTGTATATGGACTTACAGAGACTTCTCCCGGAATGACTCAAACTAGAATAGACGATTCGTTCGATGCTCGTTGCAATACTGTGGGTTATGAATTTGAATTCACCGAAGTGAAAGTTCTTAATCCCGAGACCGGTGAAGAGTGTCCTGTGGGCGTTCAGGGTGAAATGTGTAACCGTGGTTACAATACCATGAAAGGTTATTATAAGAATCCGGAAGCTACAGCCGAAGTGATTGATAAAAATGGCTTCCTTCATTCAGGAGATCTTGGTGTAAAAGACGAGGATGGTAACTACCGCATTACCGGGCGAATTAAAGATATGATTATCCGTGGAGGAGAGAATATTTATCCACGTGAAATTGAAGAGTTCCTGTACAAGCTTCCCGGAGTAAAAGATGTGCAGGTGGCTGGAGTACCTTCTGCAAAATATGGTGAAGCGGTTGGCGCATTTATTATACTTCACGAAGGAGTGGATATGGAAGCTTCAGATGTTCGTGATTATTGCAAAGATAAAATTGCCAGATACAAGACACCTAAATATGTGTTCTTTGTGAATGAGTTCCCAATGACGGGAAGCGGTAAAATTCAGAAGTTCAAATTGAAAGAGCTGAGTCTGAAGCTTTGCGAAGAACAAGGCATTGAAATTATTTAA